The DNA sequence TTGCGTAATATTTAACTGTGTTAATTAAAAAGCGGTGTAGTGTAGTAGATTCTATTAAAAACGGGTTCAAGACTAAAACATTGAgaattaagtacctatttacttaattttgcTGAATTTCATGGTGTAGTGATTGAAAATGTGTCTTCATTTACATTGCTTCCCGTCAGCTACTATTACAGAAAAATCAAGAACTTATCCAGGTAAGTCTAGATAGTGTAAGTTTGCCttttcacgatagttactatattATAGAGCAGCTAATCAAGCTCTCCTATTACAATTGACGTTCTAGTCTTTAGTCGACTACAGGAGATAGCTAAAGAGTCGATTTTAATGTGTAAAAGTGAATAACAACGTAGGCATTTTTAACAGTAGAAGTTATATGCACGAGTATAATCGTTTGTAaggacaatattattatttgatctTTTGTGTTGCATGACAAGTTGACAATTTGGCTGTCGTTTCTCCGCATATAAACTCCAGTTGGACTACATGTTGCCCTTGTACATgacaaaattaagttaaaaaggtctggattagaaaaaaaaagacatgaaTCGAAAGACTGAATTGTAATAGAaatcagtttatatttttatttaacacgaagcattaaaaataaaacgtaagtAGAACAAAACTCTTGTTTTGAAGGACGATCATCAAATGTAATGTTAggtactaaatataatttagttctTTCCATTTTTATGCTTGCTTGTACATGTCTAATTCTCGTGTTTAACTAAAACTACTCGATCGGTACAGTAGGTATAGGTAGGCAATTTTATACACAGTTCCCCCCTAAATATAAGTGACCTATTTGTAACTATAGAAGAGCTACTAACTACTAAGTATGTTGTCAAGCTGTCAAGCTATAAGGCATAATCAAAGGGCGATGTGATATACCAAatgattcaaataaaatgatagaattgtaatattacaattacagATGTGGTGGAAAGGGCCATAATGGCGGGTAAGAGATACGTTCCCAGGACCACCTTAGAGTTACAATCTATTTGAATAGGATTGGCTTTCACCAAGAGCTTTAGATCCTTGACGCATTTTGCCTCTACCGACAACggatctgaaaaaaatatttttaatacaaaatttaacttaaatacactcaattatcttatttttttttgtttctttcatattaattacttagtggaaacactttttttcaaacacactGTCTAAATTATATAGTTTATAAGCCATCTACTTACTTATGATCaggatattatataaatatacgaGACTTCGGTTTACATTTGCATATTCATTACACAGGGTTTGACCAGAGAAAACGACGACAAGTAAATAAACCAGAGTGTAactaattatgaatattatt is a window from the Trichoplusia ni isolate ovarian cell line Hi5 chromosome 3, tn1, whole genome shotgun sequence genome containing:
- the LOC113508699 gene encoding uncharacterized protein LOC113508699; its protein translation is MLHTLLKCVNQRILNNQNACIKREVLFKGNVRHNFLLEVKIISAHYKKLLNCSRHLSACFNIQHHRTHEDVFKIIFIISYTLVYLLVVVFSGQTLCNEYANVNRSLVYLYNILIINPLSVEAKCVKDLKLLVKANPIQIDCNSKVVLGTYLLPAIMALSTTSVIVILQFYHFI